Proteins encoded by one window of Micromonospora coxensis:
- a CDS encoding sensor histidine kinase — MSAGVPPARLRRRLTVAFVLVAGVSAGVLASGSYLMVRQARLDGAVQHAAADARYQLVLAGQFVPLTDARRAELLGSFEGSGRHVLLITDRAEASHPGYAPIPGHPLRDAVADGQLGYERVADDGRHLLVVGGRIPGATAELYAVTDESDLMSGLDQLRTALTVGWLTVVALAAGVGHRLARRTLDPVGRASRAARAVAEGLLATRLPVRGRDEFSDWATAFNEMAQALQTKIDDLTRAEARERRFTADVAHELRTPVTALVAAASLLGDRLDTLPDDSRRTAELLVADVVRLRTLVEDLMEISRLDAGRDPVTVRAVDARALLDTLITAHGWADRVVVDGDAVTVRTDPRRLERILANLVGNAVTHGRGELRATAARVGPLLVYEVSDQGPGIASEHLPHLFDRFYKADPARSGPGSGLGLAIARENARLLRGDLTVRSAPGVGSTFRLTLPVTRDDDP, encoded by the coding sequence ATGAGCGCGGGCGTACCGCCGGCCCGGCTGCGACGCCGGTTGACGGTGGCGTTCGTGCTGGTCGCCGGAGTGTCCGCCGGGGTGCTGGCGAGCGGGTCGTACCTGATGGTGCGCCAGGCCCGGCTGGACGGCGCGGTGCAACACGCGGCGGCCGACGCCCGCTACCAGCTCGTCCTCGCCGGACAGTTCGTGCCGCTGACCGACGCCCGCCGCGCCGAGTTGCTGGGCAGCTTCGAGGGCAGCGGCCGGCACGTGCTGCTGATCACCGACCGCGCCGAGGCGTCCCACCCCGGGTACGCCCCCATCCCCGGCCACCCGCTGCGCGACGCCGTCGCCGACGGGCAGCTGGGCTACGAGCGCGTCGCCGACGACGGCCGGCACCTGCTCGTGGTCGGCGGCCGGATCCCCGGCGCCACCGCCGAGCTGTACGCGGTCACCGACGAGAGCGACCTGATGAGCGGGCTGGACCAGCTGCGCACCGCGCTGACCGTCGGCTGGCTGACGGTGGTGGCGCTGGCGGCCGGGGTCGGGCACCGGCTGGCCCGGCGCACCCTCGACCCCGTCGGCCGGGCCAGCCGGGCGGCCCGGGCGGTGGCCGAGGGACTGCTGGCCACCCGACTGCCGGTACGCGGCCGTGACGAGTTCAGCGACTGGGCCACCGCGTTCAACGAGATGGCCCAGGCGCTCCAGACGAAGATCGACGACCTGACCCGGGCGGAGGCACGGGAGCGACGGTTCACCGCCGACGTCGCGCACGAGCTGCGTACCCCGGTCACCGCCCTGGTGGCGGCGGCCTCGCTCCTGGGCGACCGGCTCGACACGCTGCCCGACGACAGCCGGCGCACCGCCGAACTGCTGGTCGCCGACGTGGTACGGCTGCGGACCCTGGTCGAGGACCTGATGGAGATCTCCCGGCTCGACGCCGGACGCGACCCGGTGACGGTCCGCGCGGTCGACGCCCGCGCCCTGCTCGACACCCTGATCACCGCACACGGCTGGGCCGACCGGGTCGTCGTGGACGGCGACGCGGTCACCGTCCGCACCGACCCGCGCCGGCTGGAGCGGATCCTGGCCAACCTGGTCGGCAACGCCGTCACCCACGGCCGGGGCGAGCTGCGCGCCACCGCCGCGCGGGTCGGCCCACTGCTGGTGTACGAGGTGAGCGACCAGGGCCCGGGCATCGCCTCCGAGCACCTGCCGCACCTGTTCGACCGCTTCTACAAGGCCGACCCGGCACGCTCCGGCCCGGGCAGCGGCCTCGGCCTGGCCATCGCCCGGGAGAACGCCCGGCTGCTCCGGGGCGACCTGACCGTCCGCAGCGCCCCGGGCGTCGGGAGCACGTTCCGCCTGACGCTGCCCGTCACTCGGGACGACGACCCGTGA
- a CDS encoding Gmad2 immunoglobulin-like domain-containing protein, translating to MSRAAALLTALVLLLTGCADARSGTLGPAPTAAPPGSPPTGAPVAVPSPPTGTPAGPTRTARPAPPPASTRSATPAPTGSVTVQLWFTRDRTLTPTRRTRPATVATSRLALDELATGPTAAEAAAGLATLVPPGIEVVRVADGTATIAAHPSLADTDTPTVRLRRAQIVWTLTQFPTVRRVAFTDPDVVLGRADLADVLAPILVTEPTVGQRVGTPVTVAGTADVYEATVSIRILDATGRVVGAGFTTATCGSGCRGDYRAGIAYRLPRAGPGTVEVYEVSPEDGSRTHLVSVAVTLAATG from the coding sequence GTGAGCCGAGCGGCCGCCCTGCTCACCGCGCTGGTGCTGCTGCTCACCGGCTGCGCCGACGCGCGCTCGGGCACCCTCGGCCCGGCCCCCACCGCCGCCCCGCCCGGCAGCCCGCCGACCGGCGCCCCGGTGGCCGTGCCGTCCCCGCCCACCGGCACGCCGGCCGGGCCGACCCGCACCGCCCGGCCGGCCCCGCCCCCCGCCTCCACCCGCAGCGCCACACCGGCGCCCACCGGCAGCGTCACCGTGCAGCTCTGGTTCACCCGGGACCGGACCCTGACGCCGACCCGACGCACCCGACCCGCCACCGTCGCCACCTCCCGGCTGGCGCTGGACGAACTGGCCACCGGCCCCACCGCCGCCGAGGCCGCGGCGGGCCTGGCCACCCTCGTCCCGCCCGGGATCGAGGTGGTCCGCGTCGCCGACGGCACGGCGACGATCGCGGCGCACCCCTCGCTGGCGGACACCGACACCCCGACCGTGCGGCTGCGGCGCGCCCAGATCGTCTGGACGCTCACCCAGTTCCCCACCGTGCGCCGGGTGGCCTTCACCGACCCGGACGTGGTGCTCGGACGGGCCGACCTGGCCGACGTGCTGGCGCCGATCCTGGTCACCGAGCCCACCGTCGGGCAGCGGGTCGGCACGCCGGTCACCGTCGCCGGCACCGCCGACGTGTACGAGGCCACCGTGTCGATCCGGATCCTCGACGCCACCGGCCGGGTGGTCGGCGCCGGGTTCACCACCGCCACCTGCGGCAGCGGCTGCCGGGGCGACTACCGGGCCGGGATCGCCTACCGGCTGCCCAGGGCGGGACCGGGCACCGTCGAGGTGTACGAGGTGTCGCCCGAGGACGGCAGCCGTACCCATCTGGTGAGCGTCGCGGTCACGCTCGCCGCCACCGGCTGA
- a CDS encoding RtcB family protein: MAFTPLPGTRAPVRVWTDPYGIEPQAAQQLRNIGALPWVQGVAVMPDVHFGKGATVGSVIAMRQAVSPAAVGVDIGCGMSAVRTSLTAADLPDDLAPLRAAIEAAIPVGFAKRADPVDPRRVRGLEQAGWDAFWRRFGELDRRVAQLESRAQHQMGTLGGGNHFIEVCVEQDGPDAGQVWLMLHSGSRNIGKELAERHIGVARRLPHNTDLPDRDLAVFLAGTPEMDAYRRDLWWAQEYARRNRAVMLALLCGVVRDHFPQVGYGEPISCHHNYVAEETYDGVEVLVTRKGAIRAGRGDLGIIPGSMGTGSYIVRGKGNPDAYCSASHGAGRRMSRGQAKRTFSLDDLAAQTAGVECRKDAGVVDEIPGAYKDITEVMAQQDDLVEVVAHLKQVVCVKG, encoded by the coding sequence ATGGCATTCACCCCGCTGCCGGGCACCAGGGCCCCGGTACGGGTCTGGACCGACCCGTACGGCATCGAGCCGCAGGCCGCGCAGCAGCTGCGCAACATCGGCGCGCTGCCCTGGGTGCAGGGCGTCGCCGTCATGCCGGACGTGCACTTCGGCAAGGGCGCGACGGTCGGCTCCGTCATCGCCATGCGGCAGGCCGTCTCCCCGGCCGCGGTCGGCGTCGACATCGGCTGTGGGATGAGCGCGGTGCGCACCTCGCTCACCGCGGCCGACCTGCCCGACGACCTCGCACCGCTGCGCGCGGCGATCGAGGCGGCCATCCCGGTCGGCTTCGCCAAGCGGGCCGACCCGGTCGACCCGCGCCGCGTCCGCGGCCTGGAGCAGGCCGGCTGGGACGCCTTCTGGCGGCGGTTCGGCGAACTCGACCGCAGGGTGGCGCAGCTGGAGAGCCGCGCCCAGCACCAGATGGGCACGCTCGGTGGCGGCAACCACTTCATCGAGGTCTGCGTCGAGCAGGACGGCCCGGACGCCGGGCAGGTCTGGCTGATGCTGCACTCCGGCTCCCGCAACATCGGCAAGGAACTCGCCGAGCGGCACATCGGGGTGGCGCGGCGGCTGCCGCACAACACCGACCTGCCCGACCGGGACCTGGCGGTCTTCCTGGCCGGCACCCCGGAGATGGACGCCTACCGCCGCGACCTGTGGTGGGCGCAGGAGTACGCCCGGCGCAACCGGGCGGTCATGCTCGCCCTGCTCTGCGGTGTGGTCCGCGACCACTTCCCGCAGGTCGGCTACGGCGAGCCGATCTCCTGCCACCACAACTACGTCGCCGAGGAGACGTACGACGGCGTCGAGGTGCTGGTCACCCGCAAGGGCGCGATCCGGGCCGGTCGGGGGGACCTGGGCATCATCCCCGGGTCGATGGGCACCGGCTCGTACATCGTGCGCGGCAAGGGCAACCCGGACGCGTACTGCTCGGCGTCGCACGGCGCGGGGCGGCGGATGTCGCGGGGGCAGGCGAAGCGGACGTTCTCCCTCGACGACCTGGCCGCCCAGACGGCCGGCGTCGAGTGCCGCAAGGACGCCGGGGTGGTCGACGAGATCCCCGGCGCGTACAAGGACATCACCGAGGTGATGGCGCAGCAGGACGACCTGGTCGAGGTGGTGGCACACCTCAAGCAGGTGGTCTGCGTGAAGGGTTAG
- a CDS encoding spore photoproduct lyase family protein encodes MQPDSVDVDRPLAVGVPAAPHDASGEGVPTRDLAGLAPPPRPARRWTPRRVVVTPAAWEHPHARRIAARVEALGIEVERLRANRLTGLRGETERETYARAKATMAIVVSPPSRRRLQPIAPSADWRVDLAEGCPAHCQYCYLAGSLSGPPVTRVYADLDEILDGLADYVGRGTVTSRSAGRAGEGTTFEASCYTDPLALEHLTGSWRRAVAHFAAWEAPVQLRWTTKYDDVGTFVGLPHAGRTRVRFSVNCLPVSTRFEGGTSPVPARLAALRRLALDGYPVGLTVAPIMPLPDWRTHYGQLLSLVADAVRGVPGLDLTAELITHRFTPGSREVLLGWYPGTKLEMDEARRSRKHGRFGAVKYVYPREVMAELRSWFTAELAARVPDCRVLYWT; translated from the coding sequence ATGCAACCGGACAGCGTCGATGTCGACCGGCCACTCGCGGTGGGCGTGCCGGCCGCGCCGCACGATGCCAGCGGGGAGGGCGTGCCGACGCGTGACCTGGCCGGGCTGGCGCCGCCGCCACGTCCGGCGCGGCGGTGGACGCCGCGGCGGGTGGTCGTCACCCCGGCCGCCTGGGAGCACCCGCACGCGCGGCGGATCGCCGCCCGGGTCGAGGCGCTGGGCATCGAGGTGGAGCGGCTGCGCGCCAACCGGCTGACCGGCCTGCGCGGGGAGACCGAGCGGGAGACGTACGCCCGGGCCAAGGCGACCATGGCGATCGTGGTGAGCCCGCCGTCGCGACGCCGGTTGCAGCCGATCGCGCCGAGCGCGGACTGGCGGGTCGACCTGGCGGAGGGGTGCCCGGCGCACTGCCAGTACTGCTACCTCGCCGGTTCGCTCTCCGGCCCGCCGGTGACCAGGGTGTACGCCGACCTGGACGAGATCCTCGACGGGCTGGCCGACTACGTCGGTCGGGGCACGGTGACCAGCCGCAGCGCCGGGCGGGCCGGGGAGGGCACCACGTTCGAGGCGTCCTGTTACACCGATCCGCTGGCCCTGGAGCACCTGACCGGCAGTTGGCGGCGGGCGGTGGCGCACTTCGCCGCCTGGGAGGCCCCGGTGCAGCTGCGCTGGACCACCAAGTACGACGACGTCGGCACGTTCGTGGGGCTGCCGCACGCCGGGCGTACCCGGGTCCGGTTCAGCGTGAACTGCCTGCCGGTGAGCACCCGGTTCGAGGGCGGCACGAGCCCGGTGCCGGCGCGGTTGGCGGCGCTGCGCCGGCTGGCGCTCGACGGCTATCCGGTGGGGCTGACCGTCGCCCCGATCATGCCGCTGCCGGACTGGCGGACCCACTACGGGCAGTTGCTCTCGCTGGTGGCCGACGCGGTGCGCGGCGTGCCGGGGCTGGACCTGACCGCCGAGCTGATCACCCACCGGTTCACCCCCGGCAGCCGGGAGGTGCTGCTCGGCTGGTACCCGGGCACGAAGCTGGAGATGGACGAGGCGCGCCGCAGCCGTAAGCACGGCCGGTTCGGCGCGGTCAAGTACGTCTATCCCCGGGAGGTGATGGCGGAGCTGCGCTCCTGGTTCACCGCCGAGCTGGCCGCCCGGGTGCCCGACTGCCGGGTCCTCTACTGGACCTGA
- a CDS encoding NADPH-dependent F420 reductase, which yields MKIAVLGTGVVGRTLAERLARLGHEVRIGTRDVAATLARTAPDGMGNPPYAQWARQHPDVALGTFAEATADAELVVNATHGQASIAALTAAGAQHLAGKVLLDTANPLDFSQGFPPRLFVADTDSLGEQIQAAFPELRVVKALNTLTAELMVDPKAVGAGEHSVFVAGNDGEAKATVTALLESFGHTDVIDLGDISGARGTEMLLPIWLRLMGTLDTPMFQFRIVR from the coding sequence ATGAAGATCGCTGTACTGGGCACCGGGGTGGTCGGTCGGACCTTGGCGGAGCGGCTGGCCCGACTCGGCCACGAGGTGCGGATCGGCACCCGGGACGTCGCCGCCACCCTCGCCCGCACCGCACCCGACGGCATGGGCAACCCGCCCTACGCCCAGTGGGCACGCCAGCACCCCGACGTCGCGCTGGGCACCTTCGCCGAGGCCACCGCCGACGCCGAACTCGTCGTCAACGCCACCCACGGCCAGGCGTCCATCGCCGCGCTGACCGCCGCCGGCGCGCAGCACCTCGCCGGCAAGGTGCTGCTCGACACCGCCAACCCGCTCGACTTCTCCCAGGGCTTCCCGCCCCGCCTCTTCGTCGCCGACACCGACTCGCTCGGCGAGCAGATCCAGGCGGCCTTCCCCGAGCTGAGGGTGGTCAAGGCGCTCAACACGCTCACCGCCGAGCTGATGGTCGACCCGAAGGCGGTCGGCGCCGGCGAGCACAGCGTCTTCGTGGCGGGCAACGACGGCGAGGCCAAGGCGACGGTGACCGCGCTGCTGGAGAGCTTCGGGCACACCGACGTCATCGACCTCGGCGACATCAGCGGAGCCCGGGGCACCGAGATGCTGCTGCCGATCTGGCTGCGGCTGATGGGCACCCTGGACACCCCGATGTTCCAGTTCAGGATCGTGCGGTGA
- a CDS encoding TetR/AcrR family transcriptional regulator, which translates to MAATTPAGGGRQSARERILETAFRLFYAHGPRGVGVDTVIAESGVAKATLYKHFPRKDDLVLAYLDTVDQAWFGALRAAARAAGDDPRDQLVGMFDALGTACRREGYHGCAFINTAAESAPGSAVHARTVEHKTVVRAWVTDLARRAGARDPDRLARRLTLLLDGGLAAGVLEADPAAPAEARAAAEVLVAAACPPPTG; encoded by the coding sequence ATGGCGGCGACGACCCCGGCCGGCGGCGGCCGGCAGTCCGCGCGCGAGCGCATCCTGGAGACCGCCTTCCGGCTCTTCTACGCCCACGGCCCACGGGGTGTCGGGGTCGACACGGTGATCGCCGAGTCCGGGGTCGCCAAGGCGACCCTGTACAAGCACTTCCCCCGCAAGGACGACCTCGTCCTGGCGTACCTCGACACGGTGGACCAGGCCTGGTTCGGCGCGCTGCGCGCCGCCGCCCGGGCCGCCGGGGACGACCCGCGCGACCAGCTCGTCGGGATGTTCGACGCCCTCGGCACGGCGTGCCGGCGGGAGGGCTACCACGGTTGCGCCTTCATCAACACCGCCGCCGAGAGCGCCCCGGGCAGTGCGGTGCACGCCCGCACCGTCGAACACAAGACGGTGGTCCGGGCCTGGGTCACCGACCTGGCCCGCCGCGCCGGGGCGCGGGACCCCGACCGGCTGGCCCGCCGGCTCACCCTCCTGCTCGACGGAGGGCTCGCCGCCGGCGTCCTGGAGGCCGACCCCGCCGCCCCCGCCGAGGCGCGCGCCGCCGCCGAGGTGCTGGTGGCCGCCGCGTGCCCACCGCCGACGGGCTGA
- a CDS encoding alpha/beta hydrolase → MALVRCDFYSEALGLNTSMQVILPQPAASQIGLAGAGAEGDPPVLYLLHGLTDDETIWLRRTAIERYAAPLGLAVVMPRAERSFYADEVHGNRYWTFLSEELPQVCRSLFRLSTRREDTFVAGLSMGGYGAVKWALRRPDRFAAAASLSGALNVAHRRDHPTRPVDAAVWHTVWGDRQVPDTDDDTVALLGTAGPDTPPLYVACGTEDFLYEDNLTFVEAARARGLPLTVDFSPGDHDWAYWDAKISDVLAWLPLGGRAGG, encoded by the coding sequence ATGGCTCTGGTCCGCTGCGACTTCTACTCCGAGGCGCTCGGCCTCAACACGTCGATGCAGGTGATCCTGCCGCAGCCCGCGGCGTCCCAGATCGGGCTGGCCGGCGCGGGCGCCGAGGGCGACCCGCCCGTGCTCTACCTGCTGCACGGCCTCACCGACGACGAGACGATCTGGCTGCGGCGCACCGCCATCGAGCGGTACGCCGCCCCGCTGGGCCTGGCCGTGGTCATGCCGCGCGCCGAGCGCAGCTTCTACGCCGACGAGGTCCACGGCAACCGGTACTGGACGTTCCTCAGCGAGGAGCTGCCGCAGGTGTGCCGGTCGCTGTTCCGCCTCTCCACCCGGCGCGAGGACACCTTCGTCGCCGGGCTGTCGATGGGCGGCTACGGCGCGGTGAAGTGGGCGCTGCGCCGGCCGGACCGGTTCGCCGCCGCCGCCAGCCTCTCCGGCGCGCTGAACGTCGCCCACCGGCGCGACCATCCGACCCGGCCGGTGGACGCCGCCGTCTGGCACACCGTCTGGGGCGACCGGCAGGTCCCCGACACCGACGACGACACGGTGGCGCTGCTGGGCACCGCCGGGCCGGACACGCCGCCGCTCTACGTCGCCTGCGGCACCGAGGACTTCCTGTACGAGGACAATCTGACGTTCGTCGAGGCGGCCCGGGCGCGCGGCCTGCCGCTCACCGTGGACTTCTCCCCCGGCGACCACGACTGGGCGTACTGGGACGCGAAGATCTCCGACGTGCTCGCCTGGCTGCCGCTGGGCGGCCGGGCCGGCGGCTGA
- a CDS encoding DinB family protein: MELERIGPPLRAGERETLRAFLDFHRATLAMKCRGLTDEELRRRSSPPSTLTLLGLLRHMAEVERTWFRRVINAEDVPLIWSETGDFQAAYDPSGCTGAEAFEVWQREVAHSRRIERDAESLDVTGHQARWGEDVSLRLVMHHMAHEYARHNGHADFLREAIDGSVGA; this comes from the coding sequence GTGGAGCTGGAACGGATCGGTCCGCCACTGCGCGCGGGGGAGCGGGAGACGCTGCGCGCCTTCCTCGATTTCCACCGCGCCACCCTGGCCATGAAGTGCCGGGGGCTGACCGACGAGGAACTGCGCCGCCGGTCGTCGCCCCCGTCCACCCTCACCCTGCTCGGACTGCTGCGGCACATGGCCGAAGTGGAGCGGACCTGGTTCCGCCGGGTGATCAACGCGGAGGACGTCCCGCTGATCTGGTCGGAGACCGGCGACTTCCAGGCGGCGTACGACCCGTCCGGCTGCACCGGCGCGGAGGCGTTCGAGGTGTGGCAGCGCGAGGTGGCGCACTCCCGCCGCATCGAGCGCGACGCCGAGTCGCTCGACGTCACCGGCCACCAGGCGCGGTGGGGCGAGGACGTGTCGCTGCGGCTGGTGATGCACCACATGGCGCACGAGTACGCCCGGCACAACGGCCACGCCGACTTCCTGCGGGAGGCCATCGACGGCAGCGTCGGGGCCTGA
- a CDS encoding M15 family metallopeptidase — protein sequence MSVPARPGRWRAGTALAVAVVLASAACQRPPGPAPTPRPAPPSPGASPAPADFVLLSEVDPTIATDIRYATAYNFVGRPVDGYPEPLCLLTRPAAEALRRVQTAARAQGHRLRVYDCYRPQRAVAHFVRWGADTADQRTKAEFYPRVPKDRLFAEGYLGAPTAHSRGSTVDLTLEPLAAPPRARYDPGRPPTPCTAPADRRFADGSVDMGTGFDCFDPLAHTDDPRVTGPARQHRQLLKRLMAQGGFVNYDREWWHYRYADEPYPRTYFDFPVAVASLPPR from the coding sequence GTGAGCGTGCCGGCACGGCCCGGCCGGTGGCGCGCCGGCACGGCGCTGGCCGTCGCGGTCGTCCTCGCGTCCGCCGCCTGCCAGCGTCCGCCCGGACCCGCGCCGACGCCCCGCCCGGCCCCGCCGTCGCCCGGCGCCTCGCCCGCCCCGGCCGACTTCGTGCTGCTGTCCGAGGTCGACCCCACCATCGCCACCGACATCCGGTACGCCACCGCCTACAACTTCGTCGGCCGGCCCGTCGACGGCTACCCGGAGCCGTTGTGCCTGCTCACCCGCCCGGCCGCCGAGGCGCTGCGCCGGGTGCAGACCGCCGCCCGCGCCCAGGGCCACCGCCTGCGGGTGTACGACTGCTACCGGCCGCAGCGCGCCGTCGCGCACTTCGTCCGCTGGGGCGCAGACACCGCCGACCAGCGGACGAAGGCCGAGTTCTATCCCCGGGTGCCCAAGGACCGGCTCTTCGCCGAGGGCTACCTCGGCGCGCCCACGGCGCACAGCCGGGGCAGCACCGTCGACCTCACCCTGGAACCGCTGGCCGCGCCACCGCGCGCCCGCTACGACCCGGGCCGACCGCCGACCCCCTGCACCGCGCCCGCCGACCGGCGCTTCGCCGACGGCAGCGTCGACATGGGCACCGGCTTCGACTGCTTCGACCCGCTGGCGCACACCGACGACCCGCGCGTCACCGGGCCGGCGCGGCAGCACCGGCAGCTGTTGAAGCGGCTGATGGCACAGGGCGGGTTCGTCAACTACGACCGGGAGTGGTGGCACTACCGGTACGCCGACGAACCGTACCCGCGGACGTACTTCGACTTCCCGGTCGCGGTCGCCTCGCTGCCGCCACGCTGA
- a CDS encoding D-alanyl-D-alanine carboxypeptidase family protein, with translation MSVWVRTVAVLVAVVASAAGVPAVAVASPVATRPCPPVPSVSRPPRPAPPRAEPAHRVVGGPELATPGLVTPAGVAAPPPVPATSWLVADLDSGAVLGGCGPHEYATPASVQKLLLAATMLPKLDPREVVTITAGDLDIEPGSSAVGLAEGGRYRIETIWLGLLLKSGNEAANALARLGGGPAGQPGGMRAMNAEARRLGAFQTHAVTPSGLDAPGQFTSAYDLALIARACFADPAFRRYDTTLRAVVPAQPALREKAFEIQNDNQLLYHYPGAIGGKTGFTDLARHTYVGAAERDGRRLVVTLLGAEVTRQRAWQQGADLLDWGFSLPRDASVGRLVRPGELASPSPPSGTPPALAAAGGPLERPGQRWTRPGPLLGATLLAVVATVVLVGWRRRHAAVRRRG, from the coding sequence ATGAGCGTATGGGTTCGTACCGTCGCCGTGCTCGTCGCCGTCGTGGCGTCCGCCGCCGGTGTGCCCGCCGTGGCCGTGGCGTCCCCGGTGGCCACCCGCCCGTGCCCGCCCGTGCCGTCGGTGTCCCGGCCGCCCCGCCCCGCGCCCCCGCGCGCCGAGCCCGCCCACCGCGTCGTCGGCGGACCGGAGCTGGCCACGCCCGGGCTGGTGACGCCCGCCGGGGTGGCAGCGCCGCCGCCGGTGCCGGCCACCTCGTGGCTGGTCGCGGACCTGGACAGCGGCGCGGTGCTCGGTGGCTGCGGCCCGCACGAGTACGCCACCCCGGCGAGCGTGCAGAAGCTGCTGCTGGCCGCCACCATGCTGCCGAAGCTCGACCCGCGCGAGGTCGTCACGATCACCGCCGGTGACCTGGACATCGAACCGGGCAGTTCGGCGGTGGGACTGGCCGAGGGCGGCCGCTACCGGATCGAGACGATCTGGCTCGGGCTGCTGCTCAAGTCCGGCAACGAGGCGGCCAACGCGCTGGCCCGCCTCGGCGGCGGGCCGGCCGGTCAGCCGGGTGGGATGCGCGCGATGAACGCCGAGGCCCGCCGCCTGGGCGCCTTCCAGACACACGCGGTGACCCCGTCCGGGCTGGACGCGCCCGGCCAGTTCACCAGCGCGTACGACCTGGCGCTGATCGCCCGGGCCTGTTTCGCCGACCCGGCCTTCCGCCGGTACGACACCACGCTGCGCGCCGTCGTCCCGGCCCAACCGGCGCTGCGCGAGAAGGCGTTCGAGATCCAGAACGACAACCAGTTGCTGTACCACTACCCGGGCGCCATCGGCGGCAAGACCGGCTTCACCGACCTGGCCCGGCACACCTACGTCGGCGCGGCCGAACGCGACGGCCGGCGGCTGGTGGTCACCCTGCTCGGCGCGGAGGTGACCCGCCAGCGGGCCTGGCAGCAGGGGGCCGACCTGCTGGACTGGGGCTTCTCGCTGCCCCGCGACGCCTCGGTCGGCCGGCTGGTCCGCCCCGGGGAACTCGCCTCGCCGTCGCCACCGTCGGGCACCCCGCCGGCGCTGGCCGCCGCCGGTGGACCGCTGGAGCGGCCCGGGCAGCGGTGGACCCGGCCCGGCCCGCTGCTCGGCGCGACGCTGCTCGCGGTGGTCGCCACCGTGGTGCTGGTCGGCTGGCGTCGCCGGCACGCCGCCGTACGCCGTCGCGGGTGA